In the Mytilus trossulus isolate FHL-02 chromosome 1, PNRI_Mtr1.1.1.hap1, whole genome shotgun sequence genome, one interval contains:
- the LOC134711276 gene encoding dynein light chain Tctex-type 5-like, which translates to MIGKLKAMVKKASISETEGGSTMGPNLRRMSHFSFGRRPSMASRGSISGTSYTKPPGPKVRYENTYRYTPKDGEKFKSSKAKEILKDVVTTYINKNETYDPNMCKKSAPTMCDIIQEKLKDLQFPRYKYVVQVLMGQSSDQCLRSTSRCLWNTNTDDFAEFHYSVNDMFVSATVYAVFLE; encoded by the coding sequence ATGATAGGTAAATTAAAGGCAATGGTGAAGAAAGCTTCTATCAGCGAAACAGAAGGCGGTTCAACAATGGGGCCTAACCTCAGACGAATGTCTCATTTTTCCTTTGGACGCAGGCCATCAATGGCATCACGTGGCAGTATATCTGGTACGTCATACACAAAACCACCGGGGCCAAAGGTCAGATACGAAAATACATACAGATACACACCTAAAGATggagaaaaattcaaatcatCGAAAGCAAAAGAAATCTTAAAGGACGTCGTGacaacatatataaacaaaaatgaaacatatgACCCAAATATGTGTAAAAAATCAGCACCGACCATGTGTGACATTATACAGGAGAAGCTAAAGGATTTGCAATTCCCTCGGTATAAGTATGTTGTACAAGTTTTAATGGGACAAAGTTCTGACCAGTGTTTACGGAGTACTAGTCGTTGTTTATGGAATACTAACACAGATGACTTTGCTGAATTCCATTATTCTGTGAATGACATGTTTGTAAGTGCAACAGTGTATGCCGTGTTTTTAGAATGA